ACTGGACAACAACCTGGTAATACTCTTGATAAATTGCCTTGTCAAATTGTGATAAATCTGGACATCCTGCTCACCTCTTCTGGAAACGCTTTGGTCGCAATTTTAGACCACAACCTCCTCGTCGACCACCAGTCTCACCCGCCCAGCCTACTAATGCTCCTCGTACCTATATTGCTCAAGCACCAAGATCACCTTCTCATGCTCCTTGGGTTCCTGACAGTGGAACGACTGATCATATCACTAATAATTTTTCTCGGCTAAGTCTTCCATCTGAATACACCTGTCCTGACCAGATTAGATTGGGTAATGGTTCTTCTATTCCAATTTCTCATATTGGTTCTTCTATTCTAGGCACCCCTGATCATAAGTTACATCTTAAAAACACAATCTATACTCCTCAAATCTCTCACAATTTGTTATTTGTTTCTCGACTAACAACTGATAACAATGtgttatttgaatttcatcctgatttttgtcttgtgaaggatcgatgtacgGGGAAGGTACTTCTACGCGGCCGTAGGGAAGGTGGTCTCTATGAACTTGATGCTTCATCAGTATCTCCAACAGCCTGTGTTGGTGAACGTACTAGTCTACATAATTGGCACTCTAGGTTAGGCCATCCTATGATGCGAACTGTGCGTCATATTATTTCTAAGTTTTCTCTTCCTGTTTCTAGTAACACTATCAATTTTTGCTCTTCCTGTCATAAGCATCGTAGCCACAAATTACCTTTTCCTTCTAGTACAACTAAATATTTGAATCCTTTGGACTTAGTTGTCTCTGATGTTTAGGGTCCGTCTCATGTTTTGTCTAATGAAGGATATCAATATTACATTATTTTCATCGATGCACACAGTCGTTTTACctggatgtttcctatgtctcacAAATCAGAAGtatcttccatttttttttttcaaaaacatgtGGAAAATATTTTTgacaggaaaataaaaaaaattcagtcAGACAATGCTGTTGAATATCGTAAGTTCACTTCTTATCTTCAACGGCATGGTACTTTTCACCGATTCTCATGTCCACATACATCTGAACAAAACGGTTTAGTTGAAAGACGacatcgtcatattcgtgaaaaATGTCTTACTCTTTTGTCTATGGCCTCAGTTCCTTCATCTTACTGGTATGATGCATTTTTTACTACTTTTTATTTAGTGAATCGTACTCCATCTTCTGCACTTGCATAAATCTCTCCTTATGAGGTTCTCTTTGGTACACCACCTAATTATAATTCGTTGCGTGTATTTGGGTGTTTATGTTATCCTCATCTTCGTCCGTATAGATCCCATAAAATGGAACCATCATCTTCTCCATGTGTTTTGATAGGATACAGTTAGTAGACATGTGGTGTTCAATGAGACTGTCTTTCCTTTTGCTGCGTCGACAACACCTTCTCTGTCATCCACTGATCAGGTAATATCTACTCCCACTAAACATCATTTCATTCTCTATAATCTCCACTCATAATATTTTACCACAAAAGTATTCTCCTGTTAATGACATACCACCTGTTGACACTCAAGTTTCACGGGAAGCATTACTCGTAAATCCTCAAACTGAGGTGCCTGTTACTACTTCAGCTGCTACTGCGCCAAATTATTCTATTCAAGATGTTCATGTTTCGTCTACTACTGATTCAACTACATCAACATAGACTGATATATCTCATATTTCTGTTTCTACTGGTCATCCTATGATTACTAGAGCTAAAATGGTATTTACAAACCTAATTCCAAGTATGCTCTTGTTTTGAACCAACTTGTTATTCACAAGCTCAAACAGATCCAAAGTGGCGTAAAGTATAAGATACTGAATACAATGCATTACTTCAAAATAGTACGTGGactttagtttcttatcatccatTTATGAATCTTATCGGGTGTAAGTGGGTTTTTTGTATTAAACATAAAGATGATGGAACCATTGAACGTTATAAAgctcgtttggtagccaaaggaTACAATTAAAAAGAAGGTGATGATTATGGTGAAACATATAGTCCAGTTGTCAAACCTTGCACTATACGTATAATTCTTACGTTGGATCTTTCTCATAATTGGTCTATCAATCAGTTTGATGTTCAAAATGCATTTCTACATGGAAATCTTGAAGAATAAGTTTATATGAAACAACCTCCAGGATATACTGATCCTAATTTTCCGACATATGTGTGTAAGTTACATCGGTCTCTTTTCTTACTACACAATGGTTTTGTTACTTCTAAATGTGATTCATCTCTATTTATGATGATACAGGGATTGTTGTCTTActagtctatgttgatgatatcattctTACTGGTTCCAGTACATCATGGTTGGCATCTATTCGTACTTCTTTGCTGCATGAGtttgcaattaaagatcttggCTCTTTGTCTTATTTTTTTGGAATTGAAGCAACCCGTACGTCTTCTAGTTTACTTCTTACACAACGACGATATGTTCATGATCTTCTTGTTAGAGTTAAAATGGATGGTGTCAAACCAATACAAACTCCACTCAGTACAACTGGAGATATGTCATCTAATCATAGTACTTTACTCATTGATGCTACGGAATACAGAAGCATTGTTGGAGCTTTAAAATACTTGACATTCCTGATTTGGCTTATGATGTTAACAAGGTTTGTCAATTCATGCATAACCTAACTGAATTTCATTGGAGTTTAGTCAAACGTATATTATGTTATTTAAAACATACATCTACGTTTGGAATATATCTTCGACCAGCAACCACCTTACAGTTATCTTTCACTGCTTATACGGATTCTGATTGGGATGGGTCTTTGGATGATCGTCGTTCAACTAGTGGATATTGTATCTTATTAGGTGGTAATCTTATTTCATGGAGTGCTCTTAAACAAAAGACCGTGTCTCGTTCCagtactgaagctgaatatcgtggGCTTGCTATTACGACTATTGAGATTATGTGGATACAATCTCTTCTTTCAGAATTACAGGTGTTTACTAAATTTCCTCCAGTGTTATGGTGTGACAATCTTTGAGCAACTTATCTTACagttaatcctatatttcatgcTCGAACAAAACACATTGAAATAgattatcattttgttcgtgatcaagttTCTTCTAAACAGTTGGGTGTTCGGTTCATTTCTTCTGAAGATCAAGTGCAGATATATTTACAAAACCGCTTTCCAAAGatagatttttatttcttttagaaccAAGCTTACAGTTCAAGATgacccgttacgcttgcgggagggtgttagGACTACATCAATGACGTGATAGTCAAGCTCTCAGTTTTCATGAATGTTCTAGAATGTGTTATATGTAGAATGTTTGTATTCATATAAGTAGAGGAGAAAAGAGAATTTTTGATAGTAAGCCATCTTTTTTGAGCTGACTGGAAAATCCAGATCAAGTTTATTTTAGATTTTGTTAGACAAATGCCATACAAATGGCATTCACTTTTGTACTCTTTTCTTATTTCATTTTGAGTTGTAGTTCTTTTAACTCCGTTggttattaataaaattaaattgttaaacaaaaaaataatagaaTGTTTGTATTCTAGGAAAGCTTAAGATAGGCAATACTTGGCGTGCAAGTCGTTAGagtctgtatatatatatatatatgttctccCTGTATGATCAAACACATTGAAATTAATAAGAAGTTTTACTTCTCTAAATTCTTTTGTCTCTTCTCTAAACTCTCCTATCTCTTTTCTAAACCTAAACTATACCAAAACTCAACTCGGAGAAGATGTTTCCGCTACCATTAATGGTTTGGTTTtaagttttcttcttttgttcattTTCTCTCACCGAAGcttttgggtttttttcttttctagattttatttttattctctgtGTAAATTAGTTAATctagtgagaaaaaaaaaaaggaactacTCTATGTTGAGAGCTTGGTTTTTGGAGCAAAATTAGAGGAGAGAGAAATTTTGGAGCAATTCTACAAGGAGATAAATTTGGAACAATTCTAAGGGGTGGGTGACGCTTACCGAAAGTGGGTATTCTCACCGTGCGACGTGGAGCTCATAtgacttaggattttaaaggttttgaatatttgattgaaAGTGTGGCACTTTGTTGAAATCccctttctctatttatgataGGCCAGTACTTATCTGGTCTTAAACCAGAATAAGAAAACATATACAATGGCATTTACCCGAAGAACCTATGGGAGACCTACGGCCTTTGCTAAATCAACCAAACATCTTAAAAAGATTTTTCCACTGTCTTACATTTTCTTAATTGTTGCAAGTGTTATTAAGATCAAATGAACTAAACTAAAAAGGTTGATGTTTTTTCTTCATGAAATTCTTGTACTGGTTATTGTGTTACAATCATAGCATAAATTAATATAACATGGCTTTAAACATGTACACATCGCCACTTAATAACTATCTTCATCAGTTTCGGGTCTTCGTAGGTAGTAGCGGAGACAGTTTATAAGAACCTGCAAGAGAGGAGTAAAGTTTAAACTTGAAAATGTAACACACTACAAATAATTTCTTAGTGTATTCGACAGATGAATAGATTAAGCTGCCTAACTTCATGGTTTAACCGCACTGTTGGTCTCAAAACACTTCTGAAAAACAAATAAGGAAACAAGAGACCATGATTAACTTGATTCCCACAAAACTGTACACCTAACCTGCCTTAAGTATAAATGAGGAAAATAGAAATGAGGAAAATAGAATAAGAGCTTTTGCCCACATCTCGCTAAATATCAAGATGGAAACTCGGAGTAACTATTACTTCGTGTAAAACGAGAACACAGATTACTGCGGAACCTTAGATGAATTTACAATTATTAAGAATGCAGAGAAATTATTCTGTCTTAATTAATAACTAATGAGGTGGTAGATTACCTGTGACAGAGAGTCATTTAGTGCGGCTCCGCTGTAGCTAACATGAAACTTATCCTTTGCTACCAATCCCTGTTAGATAAACAGATGaagatttaacaaaatataaaacataataaaatgtacGAACCAAGTGAACTAATGTTTTGCAGGCACATACTTCTGTATCAATTTCTGCTGACTCGACATAGACATTGCAATCACCCATGATCTTGATGATTTCCATTAACAACCCAGGTCGATCTGCTGTCTCTATATAAAGCATGCTGGGACAGAAAGAAAGGTAAAATGGTTTCACTTTAATCAAGAAGTATGTGAAAAAAAGAATGCTCCAGCAAGCCAGCTTAAAGTTAATAATCTCAAATCAACATATTATACATCAGAATTATTATTGCACAAAGAATGACAATATATCACTGAAGCAAAACATTACTAACCTTCTTTTGGGCCCATCATCTGTGATATGGATATGTGTGGCAATATCAACATCAAGCTGTTAACGTGAAAGACAAGTAAGCACTATGCCACTATATACCAAAACCAGAACAATAATAAGTGGAATCGGAAGTGTAACAGGATAGATAAGAGGATAACCTTCTTCTCTGGAGCTTTAATTCCAAAAGCCTCACCCATAGCAAGCCGCTCACTGGATTCCTAGAGAGGTAAAGATTGAGACCAAAATTTAAAAACTGAGAAATATATAAGTCAGACAAAAAAAGGGTGCCAGCAGTAAAATACATGTAGAGATTAACAAAGAGAGTGTCAATTTAAGTGAACAAACCGGATGATACTTCAGAAGGTTGTTAATGATGGTGAGCCTTATTGTTTCCAACATATCTGGATCCTCGACTTTCCGTCCCCTAGAAATTTGTGCAGATAAATCTTTGGTAAGCATTCTTATTCGAAGATTTTGGAAAGAAAACATGAGCTCAACATGAAGCCACACGGTAAGCAGTTGATTACCAACAAAGAAAACaccattaaaaaaaaagataaggagTGTAGCAGACAGCCTTAATCATACAACATAAAGGGAACGATATTTACATGCGTGTAATGAAAAATTTGGTCTCTATTACGGATTCCACAGTTGTCACAGTTCCCTTTGTCACATCCAGCCCTAAATCTTTAAGGGCCTTCATCTGCCAGTGACACAACCAAATGCATCAGAAATTATATCTTACAGACATAGCAAATAAACAAATTGGATTAGGTTACCTAGGCATCAAATGCAGTACTACACTGTCATTCATATGCAGATTTTGCAAGAACTTCATAAACCTTATCTAGGAAAACTCCATGAAGAACCAAAATTCAGGAAAAACTCATCACCAAACGACTGGCAGGAGAAATGATAAGAAGCAGGCAGTTTGCCCGTTTGCAGGTTTACAGAACCACTCAGTCATCATTCATGAACAGAAGAAGCATTGACCCCGAATACTACTTAAATGAGAAACCTTTAACTTGTAGAGTTAAGAGAAAGCTTAATAGAGACTTAGAAAGAAATCTTTCAAGCCCTACCATccactttgactttccacatccATGTCAAAACTTACAATAACCACTCAGTACGAAAATAACCAAAAATCATCCAAGGCAGCAACATGACCCACAATCATTTTACTAGTACAATTAACTGAAACAATTGATTTATAATTCCTTTACCGTGTCGATAAGAGCTCCAAGACGATCTCCAAAGCTAACTTGTACAAGTGTTGCCTCAGAATCCGAATCTTGATCTATCAAAACTATTGGCACCGGAACAGATTCACCATCCTGCTCTGACTTCTGCAAATTGTAACAACTCTTCCTTAACATAAAATTTTATACAAACAATAAACTGATAATCATTATAAACATGTAACATCCTCAATAAGAGCTAGTTATCAAGTGCTGAATCACTGACCGAAAATTTTGATTCTACTGAATCAATTGAAGCTCGCAAAATGCACCTAAAAACACAGTTCAAGAGTAACTTAGGAAAGACAAGTACAAATTCTTCCACTCTAATTAACATATATGTACAACATTTAAAATCAATTTTAGCCACAGATTTCCTCTTGTACCCTAGTTAAACCACTTCAAAACAATCTCTAAGAACAGCATGAAATTAGTAAACTttaaatcacatgaaaagatgaaTTCTTACTTGTTTGTAGATGacatgaaaccaaattgatcacCAAATCCAATCCGATGATGAATCTGATTAGCAGTAGTAGTAAACAGTGATATTTTTGAAATTGAACCAAAATCAGTAACCCTAGATCGAGGGATAATGGAAGAAGAACAGAAAGTATTTGTGATTGCCATGGCGATCTTTCTTGTGTTCTTGCCttgcctttttttcttttctttttttcttttgttcttcttcgtAGACTCTTGTTACTTCTTCATCTCGGCTATGATATACTCGATGATGTTGTCCAATCACTTTCGTGATACCATGTGATGTAGATGTTTGACACGTCAGATATCATTATATATTTAGCTGATGTAATCAGAACGGGAAATAATGTTTCATTCATTCAGGAGTATTATAATTAAGTTACTTCTGCGTGTTTCATGTGCCACGTGGGAGCACACTTTGATCTGTGCCGTTTGAGTTTACTCGAAGTGCTTGGCCAGCTCCTGAAGTAGGTTTGTGTTTAGGAAATGCGTCTTGTGGCATAAACAACCTTTACAGGGACACATAGAAATAGACTGAAAGAAAGTCGTAGATGAAGAAAAAACCAATAGACTGGTCGAGACTCGAGAGAGGTCCAAATCAACGGCATCCTGGGAAACATGTTTGATGTACATACCCAGAGTTTAAGCAAGGTCACATATCCGGTCCGGTGTAAATATCGATTGAGTCGGATACCAGTTGGTTTTCGGTGCTTTGATAATTGTGGGAATTTGATTCTTAGTCCATCAATATGAGGAAACTAGTCAACAAACCATTTCCTGTTCCTGGAGTAATATGATTATGATGACTCAATGATTCAAATTTCTAAAGGTTGGCTCACTGGAGCT
This portion of the Papaver somniferum cultivar HN1 chromosome 11, ASM357369v1, whole genome shotgun sequence genome encodes:
- the LOC113323151 gene encoding ACT domain-containing protein ACR12-like, producing MAITNTFCSSSIIPRSRVTDFGSISKISLFTTTANQIHHRIGFGDQFGFMSSTNKCILRASIDSVESKFSKSEQDGESVPVPIVLIDQDSDSEATLVQVSFGDRLGALIDTMKALKDLGLDVTKGTVTTVESVIETKFFITRMGRKVEDPDMLETIRLTIINNLLKYHPESSERLAMGEAFGIKAPEKKLDVDIATHIHITDDGPKRSMLYIETADRPGLLMEIIKIMGDCNVYVESAEIDTEGLVAKDKFHVSYSGAALNDSLSQVLINCLRYYLRRPETDEDSY